In a genomic window of Styela clava chromosome 11, kaStyClav1.hap1.2, whole genome shotgun sequence:
- the LOC120347464 gene encoding uncharacterized protein LOC120347464 produces MNVVMDFAIKIKNGTSNIKVLTILPGTYRIIESIYVVFAIYIFVSFAFFLLRPYLTMFKICREPPKMSAQRAPDEPSTTSYEDKMSNCRKTGSLHRHRYQMYARVAMTSLTVLMSSMVLIHVTMDLWAYSDNNTTSAYVQCVRHIVSGLFYIISAFCLYGFLWIRQRAFYAHPVLKHLAKPCLIRFSWSVLATIIFAVFSITVLFFLPQIQKIHRMYSLDNSTITLDSYEIDYAAYGIVPLECGFQRKDVYLGLHLAVTMGFLYFQISLQILFAYPIFKQRQKQDRLHKTPSSNLSLRDDCSSNYSFGRSRKSGSTYDTTVEGEESVVVRLSSGSGLGLPTDDKCESSVFDDDATSGLSMKICRFEEGDDISQQTRHSFSVQVSSSDNNGNILNKSDTCGDKLKCEILKVEDECGMESHRANLNVRNDENRDSTFRDRPQNACSNEVTSNSSKRHLSITQAKNSTSKSVRKISAKFGSVRFKELRRRTTVRTLMERRNRRARAHLRAYVVRCLCVSIICSVSDVIAFLISFFAQFHYHEELANIHSGVTESLVTSLAYNANVIVNLLCMLACYKDWRARICPWYYLYKDMKIILSS; encoded by the exons ATGAATGTTGTCATGGATTTTGCAATTAAAATCAAGAATGGAACATCCAACATTAAAGTTCTCACCATACTACCAGGAACCTACAGAATAATCGAGAGCATATATGTcgtttttgcaatatatatctTTGTTTCGTTCGCATTCTTTCTTTTGCGACCATATCTGACTATGTTTAAGATATGCAGGGAACCACCAAAAATGTCTGCTCAACGAGCCCCAGACGAGCCGAGCACAACGTCTTACGAAGATAAAATGTCAAATTGTCGTAAAACTGGTAGCCTGCATCGACACCGATATCAAATGTATGCTCGTGTGGCGATGACGTCATTGACAGTTTTAATGAGCTCAATGGTGCTTATCCACGTAACCATGGATCTTTGGGCGTATTCGGATAATAACACTACATCTGCTTATGTGCAGTGTGTTCGACACATCGTCAGTGGTTTATTTTACATCATTAGTGCGTTTTGCTTATATGGATTTTTATGGATACGCCAACGAGCATTTTACGCACATCCAGTCCTGAAACATTTGGCAAAACCGTGTCTGATCAGATTTAGTTGGTCAGTCCTGGCGACAATCATATTTGCAGTATTTTCAattacagtattattttttttgcctCAAATTCAAAAGATACATAGGATGTATTCTTTAGATAATTCG ACGATTACTTTAGACAGCTACGAGATTGATTACGCAGCTTATGGAATTGTTCCTCTCGAATGCGGCTTTCAAAGAAAAGATGTTTATCTGGGCCTTCATTTAGCTGTTACCATGGGATTTTTATACTTTCAG ATTTCTCTTCAAATTCTATTTGCTTATCCTATATTTAAGCAAAGGCAAAAGCAAGATCGACTTCACAAGACTCCAAGTTCCAATTTATCATTAAGGGATGATTGCTCTAGCAACTACTCGTTCGGACGTAGCAGAAAATCAGGCAGTACTTACGATACAACAGTAGAAGGTGAAGAATCAGTGGTAGTTCGTCTTTCATCCGGATCTGGGTTAGGGTTACCCACGGACGACAAATGCGAGAGCTCCGTTTTTGATGATGATGCCACTTCCGGGTTGTCAATGAAGATATGTAGATTTGAGGAAGGGGACGATATTTCGCAACAAACCCGGCACAGTTTCAGTGTTCAAGTCTCGTCTTCTGATAACAACGGAAACATTTTGAACAAATCAGATACATGTGGAGACAAActtaaatgtgaaattttaaaaGTAGAAGACGAATGTGGAATGGAATCACATCGAGCAAATTTAAATGTACGAAATGATGAAAATCGCGATTCTACATTTAGAGATCGTCCTCAAAATGCGTGCTCAAATGAAGTTACTTCAAATTCCAGCAAGCGGCATCTATCAATTACACAAGCTAAAAACTCAACATCAAAGAGCGTTAGAAAAATTTCGGCTAAATTTGGAAGCGTGCGTTTCAAGGAATTGCGAAGACGCACGACAGTACGTACACTCATGGAACGTCGAAACAGGCGGGCGAGAGCACATCTCCGGGCATACGTCGTAAGATGTTTGTGTGTATCCATAATATGCTCAGTATCTGATGTTATAGCGTTTTTGATCAGCTTTTTTGCGCAGTTCCATTATCACGAAGAACTTGCCAACATTCATTCAGGCGTGACAGAATCTTTAGTGACATCACTGGCTTACAACGCAAACGTGATTGTCAATCTCCTATGTATGTTGGCTTGCTATAAAGATTGGAGAGCAAGAATATGCCCATggtattatttatataaagaTATGAAAATCATTTTGTCATCTTGA
- the LOC120347901 gene encoding protein unc-93 homolog A-like encodes MERNRNETEASVVRNHFFGYLLGVFLRYSSYSAILNLQSSINIEDGLGTVSLSASYISCNIFLVFFTTILLRKFGAKKCLIASEVTYIIYILANLYPEFYTLIPAAILVGAGEATIWSSMTLINFYFATKYATLKKHEYKENDFFVNLYSGYFFTCIQFCQIFGNLVVYAVLYAFSDSKANTTQNTENNFTTTQSYSDADKMMFCGSNDCQDSTAIDESLRQYVPTRNVSSIILITILLFMCSTSMICHWYFISEDVTVVIISKVTGNEISETTENYVNLAFEVQADEIHKDSSEPKDSDVDIDNNKKRSNVPESNSNSCAKDTNKEEIFLEETEETFGGAYLKSLKDLGKHTIKATQLLLIPITLYLGLLEVYVFSELTRAFSSCVVGVEMVGIHMATYGFSDAVLSYVVGKVRMKIGRIPFIVFSMVVDFGSYAYCLWWDPNLESAWSIFIIYFAFGVTDGIWQTLTNVLYLEYFEGNHDVAVTSWVLWSTLGYALQYGWSTKLCVYVKIYIQVGTLILGMICYGVAEYLHRNMKSTEVAEKETRL; translated from the exons ATGGAAAGGAACAGAAATGAAACTGAAGCATCCGTCGTACGTAATCATTTCTTCGGATATTTACTTGGAGTGTTTTTGAGATATTCATCATACAGTGCAATATTGAATCTACAGTCGAGTATTAATATAGAAGATGGATTAG GTACGGTTTCTTTGTCTGCCTCATACATATCCTGCAATATATTTCTTGTATTTTTTACCACAAtacttttgagaaaatttggaGCGAAGAAATGTTTAATAGCAAGTGAAGTCACCTACATAATTTACATTCTTGCTAATCTCTATCCCG AATTTTACACACTGATACCAGCAGCAATTCTAGTTGGAGCTGGCGAAGCAACAATATGGTCATCGATGACATTAATCAATTTCTATTTTGCCACAAAATATGCGACTCTAAAAAAACACGAATATAAAGAAAACGATTTTTTCGTCAATCTTTACTCGGGATACTTTTTCACCTGTATTCAGTTTTGCCAG ATATTTGGCAACCTCGTTGTCTATGCGGTGCTCTACGCATTCAGTGATTCTAAGGCAAACACCACACAAAACACTGAAAACAATTTCACAACTACTCAATCGTATTCGGATGCCGACAAAATGATGTTTTGTGGATCCAATGATTGCCAAGATAGCACGGCGATCGACGAGTCTTTGAGACAATACGTTCCCACAAGAAATGTTTCTTCAATCATACTCATaaccattttattatttatgtgtTCCACATCTATGATTTGCCACTGGTATTTTATATCTGAAGATGTTACTGTTGTAATtataagcaaagttacaggtaATGAAATATCCGAAACTACTGAAAATTATGTAAATTTGGCCTTCGAAGTGCAGGCGGATGAAATACACAAAGATTCAAGTGAACCGAAGGATAGTGATGTGGacattgataataataaaaaaaggtcCAATGTCCCCGAATCTAACTCAAACTCTTGTGCCAAAGACACAAACAAGGAAGAAATATTCTTAGAG GAAACAGAGGAAACATTTGGAGGTGCTTATTTGAAGTCTTTGAAGGATTTGGGAAAACACACGATAAAGGCCACGCAGTTGTTATTGATACCGATAACATTGTACTTGGGTCTGTTGGAGGTATACGTTTTTTCAGAGTTAACGAGGGCATTTTCTTCGTGCGTTGTTGGTGTAGAAATG GTAGGAATACATATGGCAACTTACGGGTTTTCTGATGCCGTTTTATCTTACGTCGTTGGGAAAGTCAGGATGAAAATTGGTCGAATTCCatttattgtattttcaatGGTTGTTGACTTTGGGAGTTATGCATACTGTCTTTGGTGGGACCCAAATCTCGAATCAGCATGGTCAAtcttcataatatattttgctTTCGGAGTAACGGATGGAATATGGCAAACATTGACAAATG TACTGTACCTGGAATATTTCGAAGGAAATCACGATGTTGCAGTTACAAGCTGGGTTTTATGGTCAACCTTGGGCTATGCTTTACAATATGGATGGAGTACGAAGCTCTGTGTATACGTTAAAATTTATATCCAGGTCGGAACGCTTATTTTAGGAATGATTTGCTACG gtgTTGCTGAATATTTACATCGAAATATGAAATCGACTGAGGTTGCTGAAAAGGAAACTCGATTGTAA
- the LOC144429830 gene encoding uncharacterized protein LOC144429830, with the protein MSKDTFNKMKPIFINRNIKLSIKTKTLKAYIWFILLYGCECWTLTKDLKRRLEAAEMWYIRRIMRISWMEKKSNEEVMEMAGYKRSLIQTIRKRQLQFFGHINRANGIKKQILCGKICGTKSRGRQRTKHTDSLNNYVTKKESSNNELIRRTNNRLEWKAMIADVCNRPGT; encoded by the coding sequence ATGTCAAAAGACACATTCAACAAGATGAAACCCATCTTCATCaacagaaatataaaactaAGTATCAAAACCAAGACTCTAAAAGCCTACATATGGTTCATTCTTCTGTACGGATGTGAATGTTGGACGCTGACAAAAGACCTCAAAAGAAGACTTGAAGCAGCAGAAATGTGGTATATCAGACGAATTATGAGAATATCGTGGATGGAAAAAAAGTCAAACGAAGAAGTAATGGAAATGGCCGGGTACAAAAGATCCCTAATTCAAACCATCAGGAAAAGACAACTACAATTTTTTGGGCACATAAACAGAGCAAATGGGATAAAAAAGCAAATACTGTGTGGAAAGATTTGTGGTACCAAAAGTAGGGGAAGACAACGCACAAAACACACCGACAGTCTGAATAATTACGTAACGAAGAAAGAATCCTCCAACAATGAACTCATCAGGAGAACTAACAACAGATTGGAATGGAAGGCCATGATCGCCGATGTCTGTAACAGACCTGGTACATGA